Part of the Lutra lutra chromosome 4, mLutLut1.2, whole genome shotgun sequence genome is shown below.
tccctgggtggctcagttggataagcacctgcctttggctcaggtcatgatcccagggacctgggatcgagtcttgcattgggttccttgctcagcggggagcctgcttctctctctgcctctgcctaccactctgcctacttgtgttctccttctctctctctgacaaataaataaaatctttaaaaaaaagatttaaaataagacaTCTTGAGGATAAATAGTAAGAACATTCTTGGGTTTAAAATTTccatgcagggtgcctgggtggctcagttggtttgagGGTCTGCCCTCagatcaggttatgatcctgggaccctgggaccgagccccacatcaagctccctggtcagtggggatcccgtttctccctctccctctgcctgctgctccccctgcttgtgctctctatgaaataataaataaataagtaaataaataaattctgaaaaaaagtttCCATGCACCTTTCAAATTTTATACAGTACTGAGCCCAGCTTATCCCTGAGAAGCATGCTATATCAccgacactgattttttttccccccctgagAAGATTTACATCCCAGAAGATCAGGCCATAAGTTTTGCTTCTCAAATTATATTGTAGttgtattattttgaaatgaagCCTTCATTAGTATGCTTTTAAGTAACCTAAACTTTCTTGAAATCTATTTGAGTTTGTAAATACTACTGACTATTCTCTTTCCCACATCCTTTAAATGACAGTTAATAAATTCTGATGGAGAGTTTTAATGCACAGAGCGGGGACTGGGGatggagaaaaggaggagagatcTGTTTAGATCATGCCGTGGGGAATTAGATTTATAGTTCTGGATTGGGGCGGGATAGGAAAATGGTCTTTGTAAAAAtgacagggttttttttgttgttgttgttgttttttaaaggaaaatcataAATACCACACTCCAGGGATGAGGTTTGACGATTTGAAGTTTTCTTGGTTTTTGATGGCATTGACATAGGGTGGCCAGGCTCTATCCCCAGGGCCCCCACTGCCCAAGAGAATGGATCTTCCTTTATCTAGGGAAGGATTTGTCAACTTTGGACTATAGACATTCGGGGCAGGATAACTCTGTTGTAGGTAATGCCCTCTGTATTGTAGGATTTAGTAGCACTCCAGCCCCACTAGATGCCGGAAGCAGTGAACCTCCCCACCTCCGCCACTGTTGTATTCCAAATGGCTCCTGGGCAGCAAAGTCAATCCTGGtggagaaccactgatctaagGTGAAGATGTTCGGTTCTGGCATTTGTGTGAATGTTTACCATTGTCACCAGGAGCTAAGAATGTGTTGTCATTGTATCTGGGGGCTGGTTGGTTTGTATCAGCGTGTCatctgtctgcctgccttcctcccatgTGAAGTTGGTTCTCCTCCGAGGTGTCAGGTTCTGGACCATCTTGTGATCTTTGTGATCTTTTGCTGGAGCCCTCACTGGTGATCTTTGACCTGAATGCCACACAACAAGGGAGCTAATGGACCGCTTTGCCCATGAGGTGTAGGACTTTGGACATGTCTCTTGTCTGTTTTGGGCCTGATTCTCCCGCTGTAGGATTTCTGGGTTTGGCTCAATCACTATTCCTTATGGGGTGTTCCAATGAAAAAGGACCATGGAAGAGCCTTTGTGGGGAAGAAAGGTAGTGTGGCCAAATTGGTATGGGGAGTGCTAGATCCTGCAATATCTGCTTGGAGATTTATAACGTGCATAAGCATGTGAGATGCTTTCTAGAATTCTCTGCACCCAGATCTCCATGTACCTCACTCCCCACTTTTCTCCAATGTTACTTCCCCAGAGACTTTTCTAATCACCCACCGGCAATGCTCTAGTGTTTCATCTTTCTTTACACGAATGCTCATTTTCTGACATTATGgcttaagtatttatttctttgtttattgtctgtttctctgCACCCAGAATCTAGCCTTGGTGTCAACAGGGACTTGGTCCATTTGTTTGCAGCTGATCCGTATCGCAtgtggcacatagtagatgcttagtAAAAATGTGTTGTTTCACTTGTGGATTTCCAAATGAATTTAATCAGGGACTTTTTCACTTCCACTCATTAAAGTCCAGGGAAGCAAACTTGGGAATCAACAAGGGAGACCGTCTCTAAATCCTGAAAGCCGTGGCCTCCTAACATTCACTTTCTTAGGACAAGCCACTCAGTTCTAAAGGTACCAAAAATCTGGTATTAGGCTGGAGAGCAAACAAAATGGACTGACTTGTCCACTATCCATGACGGGAGTTGCCATCTGGTGAACTGAGGAAGAGAGCGCCCTTTTGCCTCAATGATCTTTTGTGGCTCCCCTTTGTCAGAACTGTAACCGGTCTGagaaaagtggggggaaaaacctaacaaacaaacaaacaagaaacaaaaacaaaaaccagggttAGGTGGAACGCCCACTATGTGCTCAGCACTGTTTATGATGCAAAGGCCTTGCCTGTCTTCAAGGACTTAGGCTAAATTTAGGATCAGATCTCAAAAGGGGGTTTTCCGGGGGACAAAGCATCTCTTAAAGAACccaagggctgggctgggcttcccACGGAACAAAGACCACGGACCAGAAATCTATCTGCTTTGCTCACCTGTGGCCCATCACGATGGCGCCCAAACCGCCCCCTAATCCCTGAGACTCCATCACCCAGTGATGTCTCCATTCACTGCAGGACCAATTCCTGAGGGGGCAGGGCCTAGCCCAGCTCAGCTTCTGATTGGTTCTCCTGGGTCAGATGGACAGTGCTCACGTGACACCAATATGGCTGCTGCGGTGCCTCCTCTTGGGCGGGTTGGGAGTGCCAGCTggaatttttcctctgttctttcttgGCTCTGGGGCTATTTAATAGGCTCAAGAACAAGTGGGtggtttctttaattttctcccGTATTTCTGTCCTTTTATGTTTACTTTAAGAACAGTAACATGATGAAAAGGAAAGGACTAGGGGCTTTATTCTGGCTTTTAGCTGCCtccccacctttttcttttttttgagtcAAAACAGAGAGGGCCCTGATCTGGACCAAGGAGCAAATAGGATGAGCGTGCCTTGGGGAATTTTGAGGGGAAGGTGGTCCCCTGCTTTGACAGGTGGTTTTAACTTAATATtgcagatgaattttttttttttttttggcctcgtCACTGTTCAGGTCTCCAGCCCACAGCCAACATTCCCAGCTAAcattctctctgccctcttgtATACAAAGGTGAACCATGCTCTATATGCTGCATGCAACAAATTCCCACAGACCTGTCAgcctaaaataatagaaatgtatcttctcatggttctggaagaGGGAAGTACAAAACTGGCATCAGCTGGGCCACAAGGTTGCAGTCCCTTGGATGCGAAGGGGGCaatccccttccctcctccagctccagggcTGCTGGCTGTCCCTGGCTTGCAGATGCACCAGTCTAGCCTCTGTGTCCGTGGTCACactgcttcctccttttctctgcgTGTGCTGTCCCCCAGCTCTCACTTGCAAATGCACTTGTGGATGGCATATAGAATTCACCGAAGATTCCAGGATATCCTCGTGTCAAAACCCTTAATGCAATCACACCTGCAAAACCTTTACCTTGTAAGGTATCTTCCACAGGTCCTAGGAATTAGGTCTTGATTATCTTTTAGGGGTTACCATTCAGCCCACTACAAGCCCCAAACCTTTCTTCCCCCGAGAAGGGTGTAGGCTGGGCAGATTCTCTGGCAAGATGATTTACCAGAGCCCAGATTAAGGGCCCTTTCTGACATTTGTAAACTTgctattctccttttcttttttaaagatttatttatttattctggagggggtgggggctaACTCCCTGCTCTACTCCGGCCTCTGCTAGGGGCTCACTctcgccaccctgagatcatgacctgagccaaagtcaggagtcggaggcttaaccagctgagccgcccaggtgccctgctagtctccttttctttttcctcctgttttgtCTTCCCACCAGGAAGCTTAAAGACTCACAGAAGAACAAACCCAGCCCCCAGATACATGGAGAGCCACAGCGGGGCTGTGGAGTGGCCTGTGACGAGATCAGGCCCCTGGGGTCTTAGCCACAAGCAGTTTCCTCCTAATAGATGGATTTGCATAAGGAAAGCGAAAGGTGGGAATTTAGGGCCTGCTGCCAATCCCGAGATAAAGAGGTGATTTCCCTCCCTACCTGCGGCCCCTTGTCTACTTAGGAGCTTTTAGGAAACATCCAGGGCCTCAGAATTCACTCTTCTCCCAGCCATGCAGACTCTACATCATGCTCACCAGTACCAGGAAGGCACCCCCCGACTCAGGCACTTCCCAGACTCCCACTCCATGGTCAAGACCCTGGTCCCAGACGTCACGGCCTCAGCAGTCAGCAATCCCCTGGGCATCCTCATTAGTTGAACTGCTTTCCCCCGGTTCCACAGGCAGGTACTGGGCCTCCTGCATGAGGACGCGCTCATCTAGCCTTTCTGAGCATACAGCCCTCGTCACTCTCTCTGGGCTGGGTCTCAGGAGGGGGATGCTGGGAGGGCGTTTAGGAGGGTAGGAGCTACTGTCTAAAGGGCCACCACGTTCTGTTGGGCATGTGGGTCGACAGGGCAGCCCCGGCTCTTGGGAAGCACAGATCCTCCTTCGAAGTCTAGAAAAGCTCTTGACATTGAATGGCACAGTAGAGCGTTTAAAGACCTCAGGCCCTGGAGCCAGACCGGGCTCAGGCTCCAGGCCGGCTGCTTGCTAGCGATGTGACATGGGGCACTTGAACCTAAGCCTCTGGAAGCTAACCTACAAAATGGCAGTGATACCAGGATACAGATGAAATGGGCTAACACGTGTGAAGTACTCACAGCACCTGGCAATGGAAAGTGTTTTGTGCAGATTAGCAGCAATGAAGACCATCAGGGATATTTGTCCTAAGCAAGTCAGTATTGGAAGAGCTGCTACAGTAACTCAGCGCCCAAAGGtactacatataaaatattttattataaaaagctCACTTGCACGGCATTTTAGAAGGGATAAAATATCTCATACAGCTTTCCTTTTTCACCCTTGAAGCAGTTGGTTCGTGGAGGGCCCGAGGCCCGGTAATGCCTAAGATCAGAGTCTCTATGATTCAGGGGTTCTGAACAGCGTTACGGGGCCTCACCCCCACACCATCGATCAGCCTCTTGTTTCGCTTCATTCACGGGAGAGCCCCACGTCCTTTCTAGAAAACTGAGTCACATCTCCTGCCCACAGCTCAGGCAGGACTCCGGTGAAGAAAGCGAAGGcctatcttgttttctttttgaaacaaaacAGTCCTAgtggaagcaaaacaaaatcacaacCTAAACCAGCTGCTGGCATCCTTTCCGGATTGGAAAGAGATGTGTTGTCGCCAACAACTCAGAGTTGGGGAGAAACGACAGGGAAGGTGCGTACCCTGTGCCCCCGACGGGGTCCACATCCCAGATCTGAGGCAGAAGCTCCTTCCAGTGCACCTGCTGCGTAAGGTCCCACGGATATCCGTCAGTCCCTAGTAACCGGAtccccccctgcccctccccgcaccccctgcccccacccacatcAGTCTGTGTACGTTTGGCCCCTCCGCTTCTCCACTGCAGCTGAAGTGGCTTCACTGGGGGTCCGTGGTGTGGAGGGTGAGCGACCGGAGGGACACACCTGAATGGTGCTGTCAGTCAGGTGGCCTGGCATCAGAAGCCTTCTCCTGGACTTCGTCGTACTGTGGTGGCGGAGTCAGAGGTtcgatggagggaggagggacgtTCTTGTCCGGCAGGTTGATCCTGAAGTCTTTAAGGTGAAGCTTTTCGGATTTAATCCTCCGAACCTTCAGTGGCTTTAGGCGTTTGGCCAACTTGGAGTTCTGCCTGTCGGGTGGATGCCCCGGGCTGGTCTCCGCGTTGGCCCTGGCAGCCGTGGGGCTCGTTTCATCAGGCCCAGTCAAGGACTCATAGGAGGGGAGAGAGATGCTCATCCTGGGGTTCTGGTCCACTTCCCTCGCTTCCGAGTAGTTGGTGTTCATCACTTCCTCGTAACTGGGGACGTAGTACCTGGAggaggcctcctcctcctcctcctggctgcAAGGCAACAAGTAACAACAGAGAGTGTTAGCAGGCACTCCGCCATATCTGAAATCACGAGGGGATGAACTCTGGATCCTGTGTCGGCCCCGGGTCCTCATATACCGGACTTGGAAACAACCAGTGGGTCCCAGAAGTAACCAAAGCTAACACTTCAACTGTGTGCAAGGAGTTGGGTACTCTGCTAATTACTCTGACACGGATCAACCCGTCTCATCTTCCTAACAACACAATGAGTTAGGTACtatttttatacccattttatggatgggtAAACAGGTCTGTCAAGGTTATATGACTTGGTCATATACTTGGGAAGTGGGAGATCAGGAACTAAACGCCACCCTCAATGACTACACTGGACAGTCTGGAAGTGTTAACACAAGGAAGTGTGAAACCCCCTTTGCTTTTAAGCCTCATCCTTAACCACATGCCGGATGGGCTGCTCTGGTGCCAAGCTGGGTCCTTTGGCCGAAGGCTACATAAATACACATGAACCAGCTGCCAGCCTGAAGCAAAGTGGTTGTtcccagggagagaaggaatttcTGGTATAAAATTTGTAAGTATTTCAAGTTATTCTGTAATTTTATCTCCAAATTCACTGTAAGGCTCGAAGGTCTTATCCTCAGA
Proteins encoded:
- the TMEM51 gene encoding transmembrane protein 51; amino-acid sequence: MMAQSKANGSHYALTAIGLGMLVLGVIMAMWNLVPGFSTHEKPTAQGNNKTEIGSGILKSKTFSVAYVLVGAGVMLLLLSICLSIRDKRKQRQGEEMAHIQHQQGVEPHAPEEDSQEEEEEASSRYYVPSYEEVMNTNYSEAREVDQNPRMSISLPSYESLTGPDETSPTAARANAETSPGHPPDRQNSKLAKRLKPLKVRRIKSEKLHLKDFRINLPDKNVPPPSIEPLTPPPQYDEVQEKASDARPPD